Proteins found in one Erythrobacter sp. 3-20A1M genomic segment:
- the smc gene encoding chromosome segregation protein SMC, translated as MEIRRLKLSGFKSFVEPAELRIEPGLTGVVGPNGCGKSNLLEALRWVMGENSPKSMRSGGMEDVIFAGTEARPARDFAEVVLQGVDGEGEELDVTRRIERGAGSAYRVNGRDVRAKDVALTFADAATGAHSPALVSQGKIAQVIAAKPAERRMMLEEAAGIAGLHVRRRDAESKLRQTEANLARLEDLMAGLDSQIASLRRQAKQAERYRTLSEEIAVAEARVLYARWRDAAAAAEEARAEAKRADASVAEAQARASEAQKAQRIAAETLAQARDELADRRDDASAHGHRMTALTDQLEAAEERLADLDRQKARLEEDRGEADRLTRDAAEALRKLESDLAAARTALEEDEARRPALARQVETAESAARAAELALARATADHAGVEADWRVAEATIEQARTRLERLDAEMRRQAETRRALGAQGDPDAAVAAAQRESERAAERAETLRADVSHLREEKDALRERRDAAADQLSVAQAELTGLEREHNALDRDRQARERQAKGHAKLPAALDRVRAAPGYERALAAVLGRDAKALLGTPEGEAEGRYWTGRDGAVPPAVSDSLAAQVTDCPPQLAARLALVHVAHADDGRTLAPGEWLVTTGGRLRRWDGLVADGEGAAEAARLEAANRLAELEQALPSHRAARDEAKAAQDDSAVQLAEAQAALVRTEREAQDAAETERQALRALDQAEAARERLAARLAELAEAEAATAEQREQAAAELADATERRDRLPDPAAGRAKLEAAQAKNEAGRSAIQASLAELAALDQSLAVGRERVGALKSDQANWQARSGEAARRLAGMESRFEEIAGERAVIAAKPEGLIREIEQGDAVRARLTAALEEAQGNVVAAQEKADAASGALDAANEALSSARESRAGLTARAENEEGRRTEMARLSGERFQCPPPLLGERFGFDTETVADRDAEAQVHERLVASRERIGPVNLVAADELEKIEREHGASAEEQAELAEAVHRLRGSIGNLNREGRERLREAFERVDTHFRRLFTKLFEGGSAHLALVDSDDPLEAGLEIFAQPPGKKLQSLTLLSGGEQALTAIALIFGLFLTNPAPICVLDEVDAPLDDANIDRFCDLLDAMVRETSTRYLIVTHNAVTMSRMHRLFGVTMMERGVSRLVSVDLGEAERMAAE; from the coding sequence ATGGAGATCCGGCGGCTCAAGCTCAGCGGTTTCAAGAGCTTCGTCGAGCCTGCCGAACTTCGCATCGAACCCGGGCTGACCGGGGTCGTCGGCCCCAATGGCTGCGGCAAGTCCAACCTGCTGGAGGCGCTGCGCTGGGTGATGGGCGAGAACTCGCCCAAATCCATGCGCTCGGGCGGGATGGAGGATGTCATCTTCGCCGGGACCGAGGCGCGCCCGGCACGCGACTTCGCCGAGGTCGTGCTGCAAGGCGTGGATGGCGAGGGGGAAGAGCTCGACGTCACGCGCCGCATCGAGCGCGGCGCGGGCAGCGCCTACCGCGTCAACGGCCGCGACGTGCGCGCGAAGGATGTGGCGCTGACCTTTGCCGATGCCGCCACCGGCGCGCACAGCCCCGCGCTCGTCAGCCAGGGCAAGATCGCGCAGGTGATCGCGGCCAAGCCCGCCGAACGGCGCATGATGCTGGAAGAAGCGGCGGGGATCGCGGGGCTTCACGTCCGCCGCCGCGATGCCGAGAGTAAGCTTCGCCAGACCGAGGCCAATTTGGCCCGGCTGGAGGACCTGATGGCGGGGCTCGACAGCCAGATCGCCTCGCTGCGGCGGCAGGCGAAGCAGGCCGAGCGCTATCGCACGCTCTCCGAAGAGATCGCCGTGGCGGAGGCGCGCGTGCTCTACGCCCGCTGGCGCGATGCCGCCGCCGCCGCCGAGGAAGCGCGCGCGGAGGCGAAGCGCGCCGACGCAAGCGTCGCCGAGGCGCAAGCCAGAGCGAGCGAGGCACAGAAGGCGCAGCGGATCGCCGCCGAAACCCTTGCCCAGGCGCGCGACGAGCTGGCCGACCGCCGCGACGACGCCTCGGCCCATGGGCACCGCATGACCGCGCTGACCGACCAGCTCGAAGCGGCGGAGGAACGGCTTGCCGACCTCGACCGGCAGAAGGCTCGGCTGGAGGAGGATCGGGGCGAGGCCGACCGGCTGACGCGCGACGCGGCGGAGGCCCTGCGCAAGCTGGAGAGCGATCTCGCGGCGGCGCGCACCGCGCTGGAGGAGGACGAGGCACGCCGCCCCGCCCTCGCCCGGCAGGTCGAAACGGCCGAAAGCGCGGCGCGCGCCGCCGAACTCGCGCTCGCGCGCGCGACCGCCGATCACGCCGGGGTCGAGGCCGACTGGCGCGTCGCCGAAGCGACGATCGAACAGGCGCGCACACGCCTCGAACGCCTCGATGCCGAGATGCGCCGACAGGCTGAAACCCGCCGGGCGCTGGGCGCACAGGGCGATCCCGACGCAGCGGTAGCGGCGGCGCAGCGCGAGAGCGAGCGCGCGGCGGAGCGCGCCGAGACGCTGCGCGCCGACGTCTCCCACCTGCGGGAGGAAAAGGATGCCCTGCGCGAACGGCGCGACGCGGCGGCGGATCAGCTCTCCGTAGCGCAGGCCGAACTGACCGGGCTCGAACGCGAACACAACGCGCTCGACCGCGACCGGCAAGCGCGCGAGCGGCAGGCGAAAGGTCATGCGAAACTGCCTGCCGCGCTCGACCGGGTGCGCGCGGCGCCGGGCTACGAGCGCGCGCTGGCCGCGGTGCTGGGGCGCGATGCCAAGGCCCTGCTCGGCACGCCCGAGGGAGAGGCGGAGGGCCGCTACTGGACCGGGCGTGACGGTGCTGTGCCCCCTGCCGTGTCCGACAGCCTCGCCGCGCAGGTCACCGATTGCCCGCCCCAGCTCGCGGCGCGGCTGGCGCTGGTCCATGTCGCCCATGCCGACGACGGTCGCACGCTCGCGCCCGGTGAGTGGCTGGTGACGACGGGCGGGCGCCTGCGCCGCTGGGACGGTCTCGTCGCGGACGGCGAAGGGGCCGCCGAAGCGGCGCGGCTGGAAGCGGCGAACCGGCTCGCCGAACTCGAACAGGCATTGCCTAGCCACCGCGCGGCGCGCGACGAGGCGAAGGCTGCACAGGACGACAGCGCCGTGCAGCTCGCGGAGGCGCAAGCCGCGCTTGTCCGCACAGAGCGCGAGGCGCAGGACGCCGCCGAGACCGAGCGACAGGCGCTGCGCGCGCTCGATCAGGCGGAGGCTGCGCGCGAGCGGCTGGCGGCGCGGCTGGCCGAGCTCGCCGAGGCCGAAGCCGCCACAGCGGAGCAGCGCGAGCAGGCCGCAGCCGAGTTGGCGGACGCCACGGAGCGGCGCGACCGGCTGCCCGACCCCGCCGCGGGTCGTGCGAAACTCGAAGCGGCGCAGGCGAAGAACGAGGCCGGCCGCTCCGCCATCCAGGCGTCGCTGGCCGAACTCGCCGCGCTCGACCAGTCGCTCGCCGTCGGGCGCGAACGCGTCGGTGCGCTCAAGAGCGATCAGGCGAACTGGCAGGCGCGCTCCGGCGAGGCGGCGCGGCGGCTTGCCGGCATGGAAAGCCGCTTCGAGGAAATCGCCGGCGAACGCGCGGTCATCGCCGCCAAGCCGGAGGGGCTGATACGCGAGATCGAGCAAGGCGATGCCGTCCGCGCCCGCCTGACCGCTGCGTTGGAGGAAGCACAGGGCAATGTCGTGGCGGCGCAGGAGAAAGCGGACGCGGCCTCCGGCGCGCTGGACGCGGCCAACGAGGCCCTGTCGTCTGCGCGCGAATCCCGCGCCGGGCTTACCGCGCGGGCGGAGAACGAAGAGGGTCGACGCACGGAAATGGCGCGGCTTTCGGGTGAGCGCTTTCAGTGCCCCCCGCCCCTGCTCGGCGAACGGTTCGGCTTCGACACCGAGACCGTCGCGGATCGCGATGCCGAGGCACAGGTGCACGAGCGCCTGGTCGCCAGCCGCGAGCGGATCGGGCCGGTCAACCTGGTGGCCGCCGACGAGCTCGAGAAGATCGAGCGGGAGCACGGCGCAAGCGCGGAAGAACAGGCCGAACTCGCCGAAGCGGTGCATCGCCTGCGCGGTTCGATCGGCAATCTCAACCGCGAGGGGCGCGAGCGGCTGCGCGAGGCGTTCGAGCGGGTCGACACCCATTTCCGCCGCCTGTTTACCAAGCTGTTCGAAGGCGGGAGTGCGCATCTGGCGCTGGTCGACAGCGACGATCCGTTGGAGGCGGGGCTGGAGATATTCGCCCAGCCCCCGGGCAAGAAGCTGCAATCGCTAACCCTGCTGTCCGGCGGCGAGCAGGCGCTGACCGCGATCGCGCTGATCTTCGGCCTGTTCCTGACCAATCCTGCCCCGATCTGCGTGCTGGACGAGGTCGATGCGCCGCTGGACGATGCCAATATCGACCGCTTCTGCGACCTGCTCGACGCCATGGTCCGCGAAACCAGCACCCGTTATCTGATCGTCACCCACAATGCCGTGACGATGAGCCGGATGCACCGCCTGTTCGGCGTCACCATGATGGAGCGCGGCGTGTCGCGCCTGGTCAGCGTCGACCTGGGCGAGGCGGAACGGATGGCAGCGGAGTAA
- a CDS encoding sensor histidine kinase, whose product MRGRGDLAGQKMFDAFPSEEGSESHQLLKSSLDRVLKTGEPDELALIRYDIENPDGSTDARYWSATHTPIHEGGQLRYILQHTVDVTEVEKLRQHKDAMGIFRRAKSVQDENRTLRDETRRLLALFHQAPGFTAVLMGTEHRFAMANEAYRELVGRADVVGRTVEEALPEVADQGFIEVLDNVYRTGEPYFGRREEVFLVPEGESEPRSRFLNFVFQPVLDDDDLVRGIIIQGNDVTDEVLSLERQQSLVNELNHRVKNTLAIVQGLAMQSFRTAETERGRAVFEARLRTLATAHNLLTEGFWGAAEVADVVRQSAETTARDALARIDFSGDLVRLPPQTAVSLAMIIHELCTNAMKYGALSNESGSIAIRWHVVENGAKALVFEWKEQGGPAVTPPERPGFGTRLISRGVSDRATGSAEVAYEPDGLRFSMRAELEAA is encoded by the coding sequence ATGCGTGGGCGTGGCGATCTCGCAGGGCAAAAGATGTTCGACGCGTTCCCCAGCGAAGAGGGGAGCGAGAGCCACCAGCTGCTCAAATCGTCTCTCGATCGCGTACTGAAAACGGGCGAGCCGGACGAACTCGCCTTGATTCGCTACGATATCGAAAACCCCGACGGATCGACCGATGCCCGTTACTGGAGCGCCACGCACACCCCGATCCACGAAGGCGGGCAGTTGCGCTATATCCTGCAACATACGGTCGATGTGACCGAGGTCGAGAAGCTGCGACAACACAAGGATGCCATGGGCATCTTTCGGCGCGCCAAGAGTGTGCAGGACGAAAACCGCACATTGCGGGACGAGACGCGAAGGCTGCTCGCGTTATTCCATCAGGCACCGGGATTCACGGCGGTATTGATGGGAACCGAGCATCGCTTCGCCATGGCGAACGAGGCATATCGCGAACTCGTGGGCAGAGCCGACGTCGTGGGGCGCACGGTGGAAGAGGCGCTACCAGAGGTTGCCGACCAGGGTTTCATCGAAGTGCTCGATAACGTCTATCGCACCGGCGAACCCTATTTCGGTCGCCGCGAGGAAGTCTTCCTGGTGCCGGAGGGCGAGAGCGAACCGCGGTCGCGCTTCCTCAATTTCGTCTTCCAGCCGGTTCTCGATGACGACGATCTCGTTCGCGGAATAATCATCCAGGGCAACGACGTAACCGACGAGGTGCTCTCGCTGGAGCGGCAGCAATCGCTGGTCAACGAGCTTAATCACCGGGTCAAGAACACGCTGGCGATCGTGCAGGGGCTCGCCATGCAATCCTTTCGCACCGCCGAAACGGAGCGTGGGCGCGCGGTGTTCGAGGCCCGGTTGCGGACGTTGGCGACGGCACACAATCTCTTGACCGAGGGGTTCTGGGGTGCGGCCGAGGTTGCAGATGTCGTGCGGCAGTCCGCCGAGACCACGGCGAGAGATGCGCTGGCACGGATCGATTTCTCGGGCGATCTGGTGCGATTGCCCCCGCAAACGGCCGTTTCCCTTGCGATGATCATCCACGAATTGTGTACCAACGCCATGAAATACGGTGCTCTATCCAATGAAAGCGGCTCCATCGCGATACGGTGGCACGTCGTCGAGAACGGAGCGAAGGCCTTGGTGTTCGAATGGAAGGAACAGGGCGGGCCCGCCGTAACGCCCCCCGAAAGGCCGGGTTTCGGCACGCGGCTTATCTCGCGCGGCGTCTCCGATCGTGCCACCGGTTCGGCCGAGGTCGCTTACGAGCCGGATGGGTTGCGCTTCTCGATGCGGGCGGAGCTGGAAGCGGCATGA
- a CDS encoding response regulator → MNLAGKRVLLVEDEVIIGFALDDMISDEGAQTTLVASRADAERALAETDYDLAIIDVNLNGDLSYPLADVLTEKGCPFIFATGYGNVTHPDRFAKVPTVGKPYNLATIMQATTGVL, encoded by the coding sequence ATGAATCTGGCGGGAAAGCGCGTGCTATTGGTGGAAGACGAGGTCATCATCGGGTTCGCGCTCGACGACATGATTTCGGATGAAGGCGCGCAAACCACGCTCGTCGCATCACGCGCCGATGCGGAGCGGGCGCTCGCCGAAACGGATTACGACCTCGCAATCATCGACGTGAATCTGAACGGCGACCTCAGCTATCCGCTGGCCGATGTCCTGACGGAAAAAGGTTGTCCGTTCATCTTCGCCACCGGTTACGGCAACGTCACCCACCCCGACCGGTTCGCGAAAGTACCCACGGTCGGCAAGCCGTATAATCTGGCGACGATCATGCAGGCCACGACAGGGGTTTTGTAG
- a CDS encoding MerR family transcriptional regulator, with amino-acid sequence MAARFEDGKDEGALRTIGEVSAALNIRPHVLRYWEEQFPMLQPLKRSGNRRYYRTSDVALVEAIDRLVNVEGYTIKGARQAIADGRSDVAGRTESAPQTDTAEAAPDQGRDAKNATIASDLLSELTDIRDGLAKALNA; translated from the coding sequence GTGGCGGCGCGGTTCGAGGACGGCAAGGACGAAGGGGCGCTGCGCACCATCGGCGAAGTCAGTGCCGCGCTGAACATCCGCCCGCATGTCCTGCGATATTGGGAAGAACAGTTTCCCATGCTCCAGCCGCTCAAGCGCAGCGGCAACCGGCGGTATTATCGAACCTCCGACGTCGCACTGGTCGAAGCGATCGACCGGCTGGTCAATGTCGAGGGCTACACCATCAAGGGTGCGCGCCAGGCCATTGCGGATGGCCGCTCCGATGTCGCGGGTAGGACCGAAAGCGCGCCGCAAACAGACACGGCAGAGGCTGCGCCGGACCAAGGGCGCGACGCGAAAAACGCCACGATCGCTAGCGACTTGCTGTCGGAACTGACGGATATCCGCGACGGTCTAGCGAAAGCACTGAACGCATAG
- a CDS encoding integration host factor subunit alpha, with protein MSRSQGTLTRADLAETINRKMGFSRAESLNLVESILAHMCEAMKSGENVKISGFGTFVLRDKRERIGRNPKTGKEVPITPRRVMTFRASQILRDRISGL; from the coding sequence ATGTCCCGTTCCCAAGGCACGTTGACCCGCGCCGATCTGGCCGAGACCATCAACCGCAAGATGGGCTTTAGCCGCGCGGAGTCGCTGAACCTGGTCGAATCGATCCTCGCCCACATGTGCGAAGCCATGAAAAGCGGCGAGAATGTGAAAATATCCGGCTTCGGCACCTTCGTGCTGCGCGACAAGCGCGAGCGCATCGGTCGCAATCCCAAGACGGGCAAGGAAGTGCCGATCACCCCGCGCCGGGTGATGACGTTCCGCGCCAGCCAGATCCTGCGGGATCGCATCTCGGGGCTCTAA
- a CDS encoding beta-ketoacyl-ACP synthase III, translating into MIRSVIRGSGSALPARCVSNAELAERVDTTDEWIVERTGIRQRYLAGEGETTASLATDAARAALDDAGFDADSIGLIILATSTPDNTFPASATKVQAALGTPGGIAFDVQAVCSGFLYALTTADAMLRTGMAKRALVIGAETFSRILDWEDRTTCVLFGDGAGALVLEAEEVGDEAGAPGIIASALHADGAQHDLLYVDGGPSTTQTVGHLRMKGREVFRHAVVNLAQVLGEVLDGAGLTAEEIDWVVPHQANARILDATARKLGLPPEKVIVTVDQHANTSAASVPLAFDHGVRSGKIARGDLVMFEAMGGGFTWGASLARY; encoded by the coding sequence ATGATCCGTTCCGTTATCCGGGGCTCCGGCTCCGCCCTGCCGGCGCGCTGCGTCAGCAATGCCGAGCTGGCCGAGCGCGTCGATACTACCGACGAATGGATCGTGGAGCGCACGGGCATCCGCCAGCGCTATCTCGCGGGCGAGGGGGAGACCACCGCCAGCCTCGCGACCGACGCGGCTCGTGCCGCGCTGGACGATGCGGGCTTCGACGCGGATTCGATCGGGCTGATCATCCTGGCGACTTCTACCCCCGACAATACCTTTCCTGCCTCGGCGACGAAGGTGCAGGCCGCGCTGGGCACGCCCGGCGGCATCGCCTTCGACGTGCAGGCGGTATGCTCCGGCTTCCTTTACGCGCTCACCACCGCCGATGCGATGCTGCGCACAGGAATGGCGAAGCGCGCGCTGGTGATCGGCGCGGAAACCTTCAGCCGCATCCTCGACTGGGAAGACCGCACCACCTGCGTGCTGTTCGGCGACGGCGCGGGTGCGCTGGTGCTGGAAGCCGAGGAGGTCGGGGACGAGGCGGGCGCACCGGGCATCATCGCCTCGGCGCTCCATGCCGACGGGGCGCAGCACGATCTCCTCTATGTCGATGGCGGTCCCTCGACGACGCAGACCGTCGGCCATCTGCGGATGAAGGGGCGCGAGGTATTCCGCCACGCGGTCGTCAATCTCGCCCAGGTGCTGGGCGAGGTGCTGGACGGTGCGGGGCTGACGGCGGAGGAAATCGACTGGGTCGTGCCGCATCAGGCGAATGCCCGCATCCTGGACGCCACGGCGCGCAAGCTGGGCCTGCCGCCGGAGAAGGTGATCGTCACCGTGGACCAGCACGCTAACACCTCGGCCGCGTCGGTGCCGCTGGCGTTCGATCACGGCGTGCGTTCGGGCAAGATCGCCCGCGGCGATCTCGTGATGTTCGAGGCGATGGGCGGCGGCTTCACTTGGGGTGCCAGCCTCGCGCGGTACTGA
- the plsX gene encoding phosphate acyltransferase PlsX, with translation MTLPRIAVDAMGGDEGVRVMIDGAALARRDHDRFQFLLVGDRARIEAALEHHPNLRAASEILHCEDVVGGDEKPSRALRRAKSTSMGLAVNAVKEGKAGAAVSAGNTGALMAMSKLALRTMPGIDRPALAALLPTLAEHDAVMLDLGANTEADARNLVQFAIMGAAYSRIVNGFTAPRVRLLNIGTEEQKGTPELRDAAATLQAAKNLPLTFDGFIESDKINRGEVDVVVSDGFSGNIALKAIEGAARFVTDLLRNAFTSSLRSKIGFLVSRPATELLRHHLDPNNHNGAVFLGLNGVVVKSHGSASAKGVAHAVAVAARLLEEDLTKRVADDLAQLNRSGWAHGGEAEAK, from the coding sequence ATGACTTTGCCGCGTATCGCTGTCGACGCGATGGGCGGTGACGAAGGCGTGCGCGTGATGATCGACGGCGCGGCTCTCGCCCGCCGGGATCACGACCGCTTCCAGTTCCTGCTGGTCGGCGACCGCGCGCGCATCGAAGCGGCGCTGGAACATCACCCCAATCTGCGTGCGGCGTCCGAAATCCTGCATTGCGAGGATGTCGTCGGCGGCGACGAGAAGCCGTCCCGCGCACTGCGCCGGGCCAAATCCACCAGCATGGGTCTGGCCGTCAACGCGGTGAAGGAAGGCAAGGCGGGGGCCGCGGTCAGCGCCGGCAATACCGGCGCGCTGATGGCGATGAGCAAGCTGGCGCTGCGCACGATGCCGGGGATCGACCGCCCGGCGCTCGCCGCGCTGCTGCCGACCCTGGCCGAACACGATGCCGTCATGCTGGACCTGGGCGCCAACACGGAAGCCGATGCGCGCAACCTCGTCCAGTTTGCGATCATGGGCGCGGCCTATTCGCGCATCGTCAACGGCTTCACCGCGCCGCGCGTGCGCCTGCTGAACATCGGGACCGAGGAGCAGAAGGGTACGCCGGAACTGCGCGATGCGGCGGCGACCCTGCAGGCTGCAAAGAACCTGCCGCTGACTTTCGACGGCTTCATCGAAAGCGACAAGATCAATCGCGGCGAAGTGGACGTCGTGGTGTCGGACGGGTTTTCGGGCAATATTGCGCTCAAGGCGATCGAGGGTGCGGCGCGCTTCGTGACCGACTTGCTGCGCAACGCCTTCACCAGCTCGCTGCGTTCCAAGATCGGCTTCCTCGTCTCGCGTCCGGCGACCGAGCTGCTGCGCCACCATCTCGACCCGAACAACCACAATGGCGCGGTCTTCCTGGGCCTCAACGGCGTGGTTGTGAAAAGCCATGGCAGCGCCAGCGCGAAGGGCGTGGCGCATGCCGTCGCCGTCGCCGCCCGGCTGCTGGAGGAAGACCTGACCAAACGCGTGGCCGACGATCTCGCCCAGCTCAACCGGAGCGGCTGGGCGCATGGCGGCGAAGCGGAGGCGAAATGA
- the rpmF gene encoding 50S ribosomal protein L32, whose product MAVPKRKVSPHRRGNRRSHDSLKVEAFHECSNCGELKRPHNLCPHCGFYNGREVLAPSL is encoded by the coding sequence ATGGCTGTCCCAAAAAGAAAAGTATCGCCGCATCGTCGCGGCAATCGCCGCTCCCACGATTCGCTGAAGGTCGAGGCCTTCCACGAATGCAGCAATTGCGGCGAGCTCAAGCGCCCGCACAATCTGTGCCCGCATTGCGGCTTCTACAACGGTCGCGAAGTTCTCGCGCCGAGCCTCTGA